Proteins encoded in a region of the Nocardia asteroides genome:
- a CDS encoding cutinase family protein, which translates to MSSRARSTSRRSKPAGCLVAVGVVLLIVLVVLLLWYLLAGRLRPPGPGPKPPERPTSQPASCPDVQMMSVPGTWESNSFDDPHNPTANPVSLMLNVTGPIAQRFPSDRVEVYTVPYVAQFSNPVAIPPDGQQSYNNSRSEGTQRMIDVMAARHRECPLTTYVLAGFSQGAVIAGDVAAQIGAGDGPVPADLVLGVALIADGRRTGENGPGHAIQIGTPPPGVGAEVALRGLNVPGITMTGPRQGGFGALADRTYTMCAPGDLICDAPREALSPWNILGSVNALVRAAGNPVHALYNGFVVDGDGTTATQWTANWAAGLIEAAPHPPHS; encoded by the coding sequence GTGAGTTCGCGTGCCCGTTCGACCTCCCGCCGGTCCAAGCCGGCGGGATGTCTCGTCGCGGTCGGCGTCGTCCTGCTGATCGTTCTGGTGGTCCTGCTGCTGTGGTATCTGCTCGCGGGGCGTTTGCGCCCGCCCGGCCCGGGGCCGAAGCCGCCGGAACGGCCGACCTCGCAGCCCGCCAGCTGTCCGGACGTGCAGATGATGTCGGTGCCCGGCACCTGGGAGTCGAACAGCTTCGACGATCCGCACAATCCGACCGCCAATCCGGTGTCGCTGATGCTCAATGTCACCGGCCCGATCGCCCAGCGGTTCCCGAGTGACCGGGTGGAGGTATACACCGTTCCGTACGTCGCGCAGTTCTCCAATCCGGTCGCGATTCCGCCGGACGGCCAGCAGTCCTACAACAACAGCCGATCCGAGGGCACGCAGCGGATGATCGACGTCATGGCGGCACGTCACCGGGAGTGCCCGTTGACGACGTACGTGCTCGCGGGATTCTCCCAGGGCGCGGTGATCGCGGGTGACGTCGCCGCGCAGATCGGCGCGGGCGACGGCCCTGTGCCCGCCGACCTGGTGCTCGGCGTGGCTTTGATCGCCGACGGACGCCGCACCGGGGAGAACGGTCCGGGCCACGCGATCCAGATCGGCACGCCTCCGCCCGGGGTGGGTGCCGAAGTAGCGCTGAGGGGGTTGAACGTGCCCGGCATCACGATGACCGGTCCGCGTCAAGGGGGCTTCGGCGCGCTGGCCGATCGCACCTACACGATGTGCGCGCCGGGCGATCTGATCTGCGACGCGCCGCGGGAGGCACTGAGCCCGTGGAACATCCTCGGCAGCGTGAACGCCCTGGTCCGCGCGGCGGGGAACCCCGTGCACGCCCTCTACAACGGTTTCGTCGTAGACGGCGACGGCACCACCGCGACGCAGTGGACGGCCAACTGGGCCGCGGGTCTCATCGAAGCAGCGCCGCATCCCCCTCATTCGTGA
- a CDS encoding LLM class F420-dependent oxidoreductase: protein MTALGTPLRPFRFAAAGEGNKQEGGARKFVQTAQQAEEYGFDTFVVPDHLGEQIGPIAALGALTQATEKIRLGTSVLANGFRYPVVLAKDLATIDVLSKGRLEVGLGAGWIKEEFENAGIAYESPGVRLEKLDEALTILDVLLRGQECTFEGKHYQVRGIKGTPRPRQGPRPPICTGGGGPKMLRLAAKHADIVSVVPVTTKNGKGLLSGITIEKAVEKVNLIKEAAGDRFADIELNWAITAVVITDDREKTAEMALSALDRGLHPNLEVDVQLSVEDILNSPYVAIGTFEEIAEQIRRVRQLTSMSYVGVFPTQMDAFAPVIPLLRDE from the coding sequence TTGACCGCGCTGGGCACTCCGCTGCGCCCGTTCCGCTTCGCGGCGGCCGGCGAGGGAAACAAGCAGGAGGGCGGTGCGCGCAAGTTCGTGCAGACCGCTCAGCAGGCCGAGGAGTACGGCTTCGACACCTTCGTGGTGCCCGATCACCTCGGCGAGCAGATCGGGCCGATCGCGGCGCTCGGCGCGCTGACCCAGGCCACCGAGAAGATCCGGCTCGGTACGTCGGTGCTGGCGAACGGCTTCCGCTACCCCGTCGTGCTGGCCAAGGATCTGGCGACCATCGACGTGCTGTCCAAGGGCAGGCTCGAGGTCGGCCTCGGTGCGGGCTGGATCAAGGAGGAGTTCGAGAACGCGGGCATTGCCTACGAGTCGCCAGGTGTCCGGCTGGAGAAGCTGGACGAGGCGCTCACCATTCTCGACGTGCTGCTGCGCGGCCAGGAGTGCACCTTCGAGGGCAAGCACTACCAGGTCCGCGGCATCAAGGGGACGCCGCGGCCGCGGCAGGGCCCGCGCCCGCCGATCTGCACCGGCGGCGGCGGTCCGAAGATGCTGCGCCTGGCCGCCAAGCACGCCGACATCGTCTCCGTCGTTCCGGTGACCACCAAGAACGGCAAGGGCCTGCTCTCCGGCATCACCATCGAGAAGGCCGTGGAAAAGGTGAATCTGATCAAGGAGGCCGCCGGTGACCGGTTCGCCGACATCGAACTGAACTGGGCCATCACCGCCGTCGTGATCACCGACGATCGCGAGAAGACCGCGGAGATGGCGTTGTCGGCGTTGGACCGGGGACTGCACCCGAACCTGGAGGTCGACGTTCAGCTGTCCGTCGAGGACATCCTGAACTCGCCCTACGTGGCGATCGGGACATTCGAGGAGATCGCCGAGCAGATCCGCCGTGTGCGGCAACTCACCTCGATGTCCTACGTCGGTGTATTCCCCACCCAGATGGACGCGTTCGCCCCCGTTATTCCCCTGCTGCGGGACGAGTGA
- a CDS encoding AMP-binding protein, with amino-acid sequence MEETFDDYLDETGNIRIPEDHTLVDHVEKHTRNDANTLAYRYIDYSRERDGEAQELTWREFGIRLRAVAARLQQVTNPGDRVAILAPQGLDYVISFFAAIYAGTISVPLFDPDEPGHTDRLHAVLGDCEPSAILTASSSAAGVRQFFRSLPAAQRPRIIAVDAIPDSVGESWVRPDIAIDDIAYLQYTSGSTRVPAGVEITHRAVGTNLLQMVDAINLDWNSRGVTWLPLFHDMGLLTVILPAVGGKYITIMSPSAFVRRPYRWIKELAAVSDGAGTFAAAPNFAFEHAAARGLPKNGESLDLSNVIGLINGSEPVTTSSMKKFNEAFAPYGLPKTAIKPCYGMAEATLFVSATKAEDEAKVTYVDRKELNAGRMVKVDPSHEDAIAQVSCGYVALSQWATIVDPESVESGGGGRELPDGHVGEIWLHGNNMGIGYWGRPDETAATFQNKVTERLPEGSHAEGTEPDANWMRTGDYGVYFEGELYITGRVKDLVIVDGRNHYPQDLEFSAQEASTALRPGFVAAFSVPANQLPPEVFEQGSHSGLQFDADDASEQLVIVGERGPGAGKADPLPIADAVRAAVSQRHGVTVRDVLLVPAGSIPRTSSGKIARRACRAAYLEGTLRGGYTQQAFPDAPEE; translated from the coding sequence ATGGAAGAGACTTTCGACGACTACCTGGACGAAACCGGGAACATCCGCATTCCCGAGGATCACACCCTGGTTGATCACGTCGAGAAGCACACCCGGAACGACGCGAACACCCTGGCGTATCGCTACATCGACTACTCGCGCGAGCGCGACGGCGAGGCGCAGGAGCTGACGTGGCGTGAGTTCGGTATTCGGCTGCGCGCGGTGGCCGCTCGACTGCAGCAGGTGACCAACCCGGGCGACCGGGTCGCGATCCTCGCGCCGCAGGGCTTGGACTACGTGATCTCCTTCTTCGCCGCGATCTACGCGGGCACCATCTCGGTCCCGCTGTTCGACCCGGACGAGCCCGGTCACACCGATCGCCTGCACGCGGTGCTGGGCGACTGTGAGCCCTCGGCCATCCTGACCGCGAGCTCCTCCGCGGCCGGGGTCCGGCAGTTCTTCCGCTCGCTGCCCGCCGCCCAGCGCCCGCGCATCATCGCGGTGGACGCGATCCCGGACAGCGTCGGCGAGAGCTGGGTGCGGCCGGACATCGCGATCGACGACATCGCCTACCTGCAGTACACCTCGGGCTCCACCCGGGTGCCCGCCGGTGTCGAGATCACCCACCGCGCGGTGGGCACCAACCTGCTGCAGATGGTCGACGCGATCAACCTGGACTGGAACTCGCGCGGCGTCACCTGGCTGCCGCTGTTCCACGACATGGGCCTGCTGACGGTGATCCTGCCCGCCGTGGGCGGCAAGTACATCACCATCATGTCGCCGAGCGCGTTCGTACGCCGCCCCTACCGCTGGATCAAGGAACTGGCCGCGGTCTCCGACGGCGCCGGAACCTTCGCCGCCGCGCCGAACTTCGCGTTCGAGCACGCCGCGGCGCGTGGTCTGCCGAAGAACGGCGAGTCGCTGGATCTGTCCAACGTCATCGGCCTGATCAACGGCAGCGAGCCGGTGACCACCTCGTCGATGAAGAAGTTCAACGAGGCGTTCGCCCCCTACGGTCTGCCCAAGACCGCGATCAAGCCCTGCTACGGCATGGCCGAGGCGACGCTGTTCGTCTCCGCCACCAAGGCCGAAGACGAGGCGAAGGTCACCTACGTCGACCGCAAAGAGCTCAACGCGGGCCGCATGGTGAAGGTCGACCCATCCCACGAAGACGCGATCGCGCAGGTGTCCTGCGGTTATGTCGCGCTCTCGCAGTGGGCGACGATCGTCGATCCGGAGTCGGTGGAGTCCGGTGGCGGCGGCCGGGAGCTGCCCGACGGGCACGTCGGCGAGATCTGGCTGCACGGCAACAACATGGGCATCGGCTACTGGGGTCGTCCCGACGAGACCGCGGCGACGTTCCAGAACAAGGTCACCGAGCGCCTGCCGGAGGGCAGCCACGCCGAAGGCACCGAGCCGGACGCGAACTGGATGCGCACCGGCGACTACGGTGTGTACTTCGAGGGCGAGCTCTACATCACCGGCCGCGTCAAGGACTTGGTGATCGTGGACGGCCGCAACCACTACCCGCAGGACCTGGAGTTTTCCGCGCAGGAGGCAAGCACCGCGCTGCGGCCCGGCTTCGTCGCGGCCTTCTCCGTGCCCGCCAACCAGCTTCCGCCCGAGGTGTTCGAGCAGGGCAGCCATTCCGGCCTCCAGTTCGACGCCGACGACGCCTCCGAACAGCTGGTCATCGTGGGCGAGCGGGGTCCGGGTGCGGGTAAAGCCGATCCGCTGCCCATCGCCGACGCGGTGCGCGCGGCGGTCTCGCAGCGCCACGGCGTGACCGTTCGAGACGTGCTGCTGGTGCCCGCGGGCTCGATCCCGCGCACCTCCAGCGGCAAGATCGCCCGCCGCGCCTGCCGGGCGGCCTATCTGGAGGGAACGCTGCGGGGTGGTTACACCCAGCAGGCTTTCCCCGATGCACCGGAAGAGTAA
- a CDS encoding type I polyketide synthase, which yields MADNEGTPPQTTDTPSAETVADAAAPAASATGGAPTDMSVAELREWLRRWVSEATGQPIEQITVDRPMEEFGLASRDAIALGGDIEELTGVMLNATIVYQHPTIAALAERIINGEPDVPEESKDDAFYTAGYRPGEAHDIAIVGLSTRLPGAGDTPESTWDFLIGRGDGIRERPEGRWSEFMAEPQLAEAIEKANTKGGYLDQEVVKGFDAEFFAMSPVEVERVDPQQRLMMELTWEALEHARIPASDLKGEPVGVFIGSSGNDFMLLAALGLGSERDPNVPASAEAYAIMGSVSSIIPNRVSYFFDFRGPSVAVDTACSSTLVAVHEAVRALRNGEADLALAGGVNMLLAPMATLGFDANGGVAKDGHIKAFSSDADGMVRSEGGGLVVLKRLADAERDGDTIYAVIKGSAVNNDGRSNGLLAPNPDAQAEVLRRAYRDAGIAPSSVDYIEAHGTGTLIGDPIEADALGRVVGRGRDADKPALLGSAKTNFGHLESGAGAASLAKVVMSLQHNVIPPNIGFAGPNPYIPWDQAHLKIVDEPTEFPRYSGKATIGVSGFGFGGTNAHIVVQEYVPAAAETQAPFSELEAQLDEEALEDREAESDAIDAVAEAAVEAAAPVAEWTSERTEPLPQILPVSGYLPSRRRRAAAELADWLESEAGARTPLADVARSLAKRSHWRSRGVVLAKTHEEAIAGLRAIAAGKPGPGVFTADAPAAMGPMWVLAGFGAQHRKMGKQLYLENSIFAEAVDEVDELVQDEAGYSVRELFLDDSQDYNVGTSQVGIFTIQVGLAALLRAHGAEPEAVVGHSMGEVAGAYIAGGLALEDAVRVICARSRLMGEGEQMISDDDVRNMALIEYSADDVANLLPDYPDVEVAVYAAPTNTVIGGPQEQVAAIVAQVEAAGKFARVLQTRGAGHTSQMDPLLGELAAELAGIEPTKLKAGLYSTVHKEQYFRTGSDPIHDEDYWVKNMRHSVYFTNAVKLAVDAGHTTFLELAPNSVALMQVLGTTFAAGVHDAQLIPTLKRKEDESAGVIAALAQLYVHGHKVDLFSLLGPGDYADVPRTTFVRKEYWPKVRLSTGGNGRVPGAHVALPDGRHVWEVQASAVTDLAALVTAAAAQVLGDVSLGAAIPHAPIPAAGTLTTTLTPHPGGASVQVHAKEGNAFRSVFDAVVTSGAPLPELVAAEPIPAIAAQTQGDADIEVVETFGDRWDPNGTQTVEERLALIVAESMGYAVEDLPMEIPLMELGLDSLMAMRIKNRVEYEFDIPQLQVQAVRDASLHEVGKVLRYAIEHRDEVQAIAEQQAADKAAGGAGELTVDADFIATARAALATGADPVAAVAGASPDAGTAGEVDATPESAVAEADSAPAAATTPDANRAPETDTAPSASPVAQAAPAAVFGGAQQPTDEDDVPPRDAAERLTFATWAVVTGKSAGGIFNTLPILDEDTAEKLAARLTERVKAEVTVDDVLDCETIEQLADIVRELQDSGADVDGFVRPLRPRAEGSNAVPVFVFHPSGGNTLVYEPLMKRLPAETPMYGLERVDGSIEERARQYLPELRKIQGDGPFVLYGWSLGAVLAMQTAQLLRAEGADVRMVGLIDLAIPTQGEDNSPEERVRRIERYQAFAKKTYGVDGELDRDQLETLAAASDEEQFKMISDLIKISGAKIPGGVLEHQRTSWIDSRHLARTQPSHYDGNVVLYLADRYHDGMIELEPRFADRVPNGGWDEYIPNLEVVHIAGDHLQIIDEPRIGKIGADLTAKLAAIEAKGAK from the coding sequence ATGGCTGACAACGAGGGCACGCCCCCCCAGACGACCGACACCCCGTCCGCGGAGACCGTCGCCGACGCGGCGGCCCCGGCCGCGTCCGCCACGGGCGGCGCGCCGACCGACATGTCGGTGGCGGAGCTGCGTGAGTGGCTGCGGCGCTGGGTCTCCGAGGCGACCGGGCAACCGATCGAGCAGATCACCGTCGACCGGCCGATGGAGGAGTTCGGGCTCGCCTCGCGCGATGCCATCGCCCTCGGTGGCGACATCGAGGAACTGACCGGCGTGATGCTGAACGCGACGATCGTGTACCAGCATCCGACCATCGCCGCGCTGGCCGAGCGGATCATCAACGGTGAGCCGGACGTGCCGGAGGAATCCAAGGACGACGCCTTCTACACCGCGGGCTACCGTCCCGGCGAGGCGCACGACATCGCGATCGTGGGTCTGTCGACCCGACTGCCCGGCGCGGGAGACACCCCCGAGTCGACGTGGGATTTCCTCATCGGCCGCGGTGACGGCATCCGGGAGCGGCCGGAGGGACGCTGGTCGGAGTTCATGGCCGAGCCGCAGCTGGCGGAAGCGATCGAGAAGGCCAACACCAAGGGCGGCTACCTCGATCAGGAGGTCGTCAAAGGCTTCGATGCCGAGTTCTTCGCCATGTCGCCGGTCGAGGTCGAGCGGGTCGATCCGCAGCAGCGCCTGATGATGGAGCTGACCTGGGAGGCCCTGGAACACGCCCGGATTCCGGCCAGCGATCTCAAGGGCGAGCCGGTCGGCGTGTTCATCGGCTCCTCGGGCAACGACTTCATGCTGCTCGCGGCGCTCGGGCTGGGTAGCGAGCGCGATCCGAACGTGCCTGCGTCGGCCGAGGCGTACGCGATCATGGGCAGCGTCAGCTCCATCATCCCGAACCGGGTCTCCTACTTCTTCGACTTCCGCGGCCCGTCGGTGGCTGTCGACACCGCGTGCTCGTCGACGCTGGTCGCCGTGCACGAGGCGGTGCGGGCGCTGCGCAACGGCGAGGCCGACCTGGCGCTGGCCGGTGGCGTGAACATGCTGCTCGCGCCCATGGCCACGCTCGGTTTCGACGCCAACGGCGGCGTAGCCAAGGACGGCCACATCAAAGCGTTCTCCAGCGACGCGGACGGCATGGTCCGTTCCGAGGGCGGCGGGCTGGTGGTGTTGAAGCGCCTGGCCGACGCCGAGCGCGACGGCGACACGATCTACGCCGTGATCAAGGGATCCGCGGTCAACAACGACGGCCGGTCCAACGGCCTGCTCGCCCCGAACCCGGACGCGCAGGCCGAGGTCCTGCGCCGCGCCTACCGGGACGCGGGCATCGCACCGTCCTCGGTCGACTACATCGAGGCGCACGGCACCGGCACGCTGATCGGTGACCCGATCGAAGCGGACGCGCTGGGCCGGGTGGTGGGCCGGGGGCGTGACGCCGACAAGCCCGCGCTGCTCGGTTCGGCCAAGACCAACTTCGGTCACCTGGAGTCGGGCGCCGGTGCGGCGAGCCTGGCGAAGGTTGTGATGTCGTTGCAGCACAACGTCATCCCGCCGAACATCGGCTTCGCCGGCCCGAACCCCTACATTCCATGGGACCAGGCGCACCTGAAGATCGTCGACGAACCCACCGAGTTCCCGCGCTACAGCGGCAAGGCCACCATCGGTGTCTCCGGCTTCGGCTTCGGCGGCACCAACGCGCACATCGTCGTGCAGGAGTACGTGCCTGCCGCGGCCGAGACCCAGGCGCCGTTCTCCGAGCTCGAGGCACAGCTGGACGAGGAAGCGCTGGAAGACCGGGAAGCGGAATCCGACGCCATCGACGCGGTGGCCGAGGCGGCCGTCGAAGCCGCCGCGCCCGTCGCCGAATGGACCTCCGAGCGCACCGAGCCGCTGCCGCAGATTCTGCCCGTGTCGGGTTACCTGCCGTCGCGTCGCCGCCGCGCGGCCGCCGAGCTGGCCGACTGGCTGGAGTCCGAGGCGGGCGCGCGAACCCCGCTCGCGGACGTGGCGCGGTCGCTGGCCAAGCGCAGTCACTGGCGTTCGCGTGGCGTGGTGCTCGCCAAGACACACGAGGAGGCGATCGCGGGACTGCGCGCCATCGCGGCGGGCAAGCCGGGTCCGGGCGTCTTCACCGCCGACGCGCCCGCGGCCATGGGACCCATGTGGGTGCTCGCCGGTTTCGGCGCGCAGCACCGCAAGATGGGCAAGCAGCTCTACCTGGAGAACTCGATCTTCGCCGAGGCCGTCGACGAGGTCGACGAGCTGGTGCAGGACGAGGCCGGATACTCGGTGCGCGAGCTCTTCCTGGACGACAGCCAGGACTACAACGTCGGCACCTCGCAGGTCGGCATCTTCACCATCCAGGTCGGCTTGGCGGCTCTGCTGCGCGCGCACGGCGCGGAGCCCGAAGCGGTGGTGGGCCACTCCATGGGCGAGGTCGCGGGCGCGTACATCGCCGGTGGTCTCGCACTCGAGGACGCCGTGCGCGTGATCTGCGCCCGTTCCCGCCTGATGGGCGAGGGCGAGCAGATGATCAGCGACGACGACGTGCGCAACATGGCGCTCATCGAGTACAGCGCCGACGATGTCGCGAACCTGCTGCCGGACTACCCGGACGTCGAGGTCGCGGTGTACGCGGCGCCGACCAACACGGTGATCGGCGGCCCGCAGGAGCAGGTCGCGGCGATCGTCGCGCAGGTGGAGGCGGCGGGCAAGTTCGCAAGGGTGCTGCAAACCCGCGGCGCGGGCCACACCTCGCAGATGGATCCGCTGCTCGGCGAGCTGGCCGCGGAACTGGCCGGCATCGAGCCGACCAAGCTGAAGGCCGGTCTGTACTCGACGGTGCACAAGGAGCAGTACTTCCGCACCGGCAGCGACCCGATCCACGACGAGGACTACTGGGTCAAGAACATGCGCCACAGCGTGTACTTCACCAACGCGGTGAAGCTCGCGGTGGACGCGGGCCACACCACGTTCCTGGAGCTGGCGCCCAATTCCGTCGCCCTCATGCAGGTGCTGGGCACCACTTTCGCGGCGGGCGTGCACGACGCGCAGCTGATCCCGACGCTCAAGCGCAAGGAGGACGAGTCCGCGGGCGTCATCGCCGCGCTCGCCCAGCTGTACGTGCACGGGCACAAGGTGGACCTGTTCTCGCTGCTCGGCCCGGGCGATTACGCCGACGTGCCGCGAACCACGTTCGTGCGCAAGGAGTACTGGCCGAAGGTCCGGTTGTCCACGGGTGGCAACGGCCGGGTTCCCGGCGCGCACGTCGCGCTGCCGGACGGCAGGCACGTGTGGGAGGTGCAGGCGTCCGCCGTGACCGATCTCGCCGCGTTGGTGACAGCCGCCGCGGCGCAGGTGCTCGGCGACGTCTCGCTGGGCGCGGCGATCCCGCACGCGCCGATCCCGGCCGCGGGCACCCTCACCACCACGCTGACCCCGCATCCCGGCGGCGCCTCGGTGCAGGTCCACGCCAAGGAGGGCAACGCCTTCCGCTCGGTGTTCGACGCCGTCGTCACCTCCGGCGCCCCGCTGCCGGAACTTGTTGCGGCCGAGCCGATTCCGGCGATTGCCGCGCAGACGCAGGGCGATGCCGACATCGAGGTCGTGGAGACCTTCGGTGACCGCTGGGATCCGAACGGCACGCAGACCGTCGAGGAGCGGCTCGCGCTGATCGTCGCGGAGTCCATGGGTTACGCGGTCGAGGATCTGCCGATGGAGATCCCGCTGATGGAACTCGGTCTGGACTCGCTGATGGCGATGCGCATCAAGAACCGCGTCGAGTACGAGTTCGACATCCCGCAGTTGCAGGTGCAGGCCGTGCGCGACGCCAGCCTGCACGAGGTCGGCAAGGTGCTGCGGTACGCGATCGAGCACCGCGACGAGGTGCAGGCGATCGCCGAACAGCAGGCCGCCGACAAGGCGGCGGGCGGCGCCGGCGAGTTGACCGTCGATGCCGACTTCATCGCCACGGCTCGTGCCGCCCTGGCCACCGGAGCCGACCCGGTCGCCGCGGTGGCGGGCGCGTCGCCGGACGCCGGTACGGCCGGGGAGGTCGATGCCACACCGGAAAGCGCGGTCGCAGAGGCCGATTCGGCTCCCGCGGCAGCGACTACGCCGGATGCGAACAGGGCTCCCGAAACCGACACTGCTCCCTCCGCCTCACCGGTTGCCCAGGCGGCTCCGGCGGCGGTGTTCGGCGGCGCGCAGCAGCCCACCGACGAGGACGACGTCCCGCCGCGCGACGCCGCCGAGCGCCTGACCTTCGCCACCTGGGCGGTTGTCACCGGTAAGTCGGCCGGAGGCATCTTCAACACGCTGCCGATCCTCGACGAGGACACCGCGGAGAAACTGGCCGCGCGCCTGACCGAGCGGGTCAAGGCCGAGGTCACCGTCGACGACGTGCTCGACTGCGAGACCATCGAGCAGCTCGCCGACATCGTCCGCGAACTCCAGGACAGCGGCGCGGATGTGGACGGTTTCGTCCGTCCGTTGCGACCGCGCGCGGAGGGCTCGAACGCCGTGCCGGTGTTCGTGTTCCATCCGTCGGGTGGGAACACGCTGGTGTACGAACCGCTGATGAAGCGACTGCCCGCCGAGACGCCGATGTACGGCTTGGAACGGGTCGACGGGTCGATCGAGGAACGGGCGCGCCAGTACCTGCCCGAGCTGCGCAAGATCCAGGGTGACGGTCCGTTCGTGCTGTACGGCTGGTCGCTGGGTGCGGTGCTGGCCATGCAGACCGCCCAGTTGCTGCGCGCCGAGGGTGCGGACGTGCGCATGGTCGGCCTGATCGATCTGGCCATCCCGACTCAGGGCGAGGACAACAGTCCCGAGGAGCGCGTGCGCCGGATCGAGCGCTACCAGGCGTTCGCCAAGAAGACCTACGGTGTCGACGGCGAGCTGGACCGTGATCAGTTGGAGACGCTGGCAGCGGCCTCCGACGAAGAACAGTTCAAGATGATCAGCGACCTGATCAAAATCAGTGGCGCGAAGATCCCCGGTGGCGTGCTCGAACACCAGCGCACCTCGTGGATCGATAGTCGCCATCTCGCTCGGACGCAACCCTCGCACTACGACGGCAACGTCGTGCTCTACCTCGCCGATCGCTATCACGACGGGATGATCGAGCTCGAGCCGCGCTTCGCCGACCGAGTGCCGAACGGCGGCTGGGACGAGTACATCCCGAATTTGGAGGTCGTCCACATCGCCGGCGACCACCTGCAGATCATCGATGAACCGCGGATCGGGAAGATCGGAGCCGACCTGACCGCGAAGCTCGCCGCGATCGAGGCGAAAGGGGCCAAGTGA
- a CDS encoding acyl-CoA carboxylase subunit beta: protein MSTTAEKLADLRKRLELAQEPAGEAGVAKRAKKGIPSARDRINMLLDPGTFVEIGALVRKPGDPAALYGDGVVTGHGLVEGRPVAVFSHDQTVYGGSVGEMFGRKVAGILEYAAKVGCPVVGINDSGGARVQEAVTSLAWYAELGRRQEPLSGLVPQISMILGKCAGGAVYAPINTDVVVATEEAYMFVTGPKVIREVTGEDVSLEELGGARSQAEYGNIHHVAKDETAAFEWVRDYLSYLPTSCQELAPIVNPGLEPETTDSDLELNSIVPDSDNAGYDMHEILLRIFDDGAFHEVGASAGRNVITGFARVDGRSVGVVANQPMVYAGALDARASDKAAHFVRLCDAFEIPLVFVVDTPGFLPGVEQEKIGVIKRGGRFLFSYVEATVPKVTVVIRKSYGGGYAVMGSKQLGADVNLAWPTARIAVMGAESAVSLIGAKQIDAAPEDQRAAIRQQMIDFYNATVATPWVAAERGYIDAVIEPSTTRLELRRALQLLRDKSLARNPRKHHLLPL, encoded by the coding sequence GTGAGCACTACTGCCGAAAAACTCGCCGACCTGCGCAAGCGACTGGAACTAGCGCAGGAACCGGCGGGTGAAGCGGGGGTCGCCAAGCGAGCGAAGAAGGGTATCCCCAGCGCCCGCGACCGGATCAACATGCTGCTCGATCCGGGAACCTTCGTGGAAATCGGTGCGCTGGTGCGCAAACCGGGTGATCCCGCCGCGCTCTACGGCGACGGCGTGGTCACCGGGCACGGCCTGGTGGAAGGCCGGCCGGTGGCGGTGTTCTCGCACGACCAGACCGTCTACGGCGGTTCGGTCGGCGAGATGTTCGGGCGCAAGGTGGCCGGGATCCTCGAGTACGCGGCCAAGGTCGGGTGCCCGGTGGTCGGTATCAACGACTCCGGCGGCGCGCGCGTGCAGGAGGCGGTGACCTCGCTGGCGTGGTACGCCGAGCTGGGGCGGCGGCAGGAGCCGTTGTCCGGTCTGGTTCCGCAGATCTCGATGATCCTCGGCAAGTGCGCGGGCGGCGCCGTCTACGCGCCCATCAACACCGACGTGGTGGTGGCGACCGAAGAGGCGTACATGTTCGTCACCGGGCCGAAGGTGATCCGGGAGGTCACCGGCGAGGACGTGAGCCTCGAGGAACTCGGCGGCGCGCGCAGCCAGGCGGAGTACGGCAACATCCACCACGTCGCCAAGGACGAGACGGCCGCGTTCGAGTGGGTGCGCGATTACCTGAGTTACCTGCCCACCAGCTGCCAGGAACTGGCGCCGATCGTCAATCCCGGCTTGGAGCCGGAGACCACCGACAGCGACCTGGAACTGAACTCGATCGTCCCGGACTCCGACAACGCCGGGTACGACATGCACGAGATCCTGTTGCGCATCTTCGACGACGGCGCCTTCCACGAGGTCGGAGCGTCGGCGGGCCGCAACGTCATCACCGGGTTCGCCCGGGTGGACGGACGCAGCGTCGGTGTGGTCGCCAACCAGCCGATGGTGTACGCGGGCGCGCTGGACGCGCGTGCCTCGGACAAGGCAGCGCATTTCGTGCGCCTGTGCGACGCGTTCGAGATCCCGCTGGTGTTCGTTGTCGACACGCCCGGCTTCCTGCCCGGCGTGGAACAGGAGAAGATCGGCGTCATCAAGCGTGGTGGCCGCTTCCTGTTCTCCTACGTCGAAGCGACGGTGCCTAAGGTCACCGTGGTGATCCGCAAGTCCTACGGCGGCGGTTACGCCGTGATGGGCTCCAAGCAGCTGGGCGCCGACGTCAATTTGGCCTGGCCCACCGCGCGGATCGCGGTCATGGGCGCCGAGAGCGCGGTCAGCTTGATCGGGGCCAAGCAGATCGACGCCGCGCCGGAGGACCAGCGCGCGGCGATTCGCCAGCAGATGATCGATTTCTACAACGCCACGGTGGCGACGCCGTGGGTGGCCGCCGAGCGCGGATACATCGATGCGGTCATCGAGCCGTCGACGACCCGGCTCGAACTGCGTCGCGCGCTACAGCTGTTGCGGGACAAGTCGCTTGCCCGTAACCCGCGCAAGCACCACCTGCTGCCGCTGTAG